A single region of the Bacteroides luhongzhouii genome encodes:
- the nrfH gene encoding cytochrome c nitrite reductase small subunit, protein MMKFPIINRLFPSFKWKVAAVIIGGVIVGGGALFLYMLRAHTYLGDDPAACVNCHIMTPYYATWFHSSHARNATCNDCHVPHENAVKKWTFKGVDGMKHVAAFLTKSEPQVIQAHEASSEVIMNNCIRCHTQLNTEFVKTGKIDYMMSQVGEGKACWDCHRDVPHGGKNSLSGTPGAIVPLPESPVPEWLRKMVNHKDK, encoded by the coding sequence ATGATGAAGTTTCCAATAATAAATCGACTCTTTCCTTCTTTTAAATGGAAGGTAGCGGCTGTCATCATTGGCGGTGTTATTGTGGGTGGAGGAGCATTGTTTCTGTACATGCTCCGGGCACATACCTATCTTGGAGATGACCCGGCTGCATGTGTGAATTGTCACATTATGACTCCTTACTATGCGACTTGGTTTCATAGCTCACATGCCCGGAATGCCACCTGCAATGATTGTCATGTGCCACATGAAAATGCTGTGAAAAAATGGACCTTTAAAGGGGTGGACGGTATGAAACACGTGGCTGCATTTCTTACCAAAAGCGAGCCGCAGGTGATTCAGGCTCATGAAGCCAGTTCCGAAGTGATAATGAATAATTGTATTCGCTGTCATACACAACTCAATACGGAATTTGTGAAGACGGGGAAGATTGATTATATGATGTCACAGGTAGGAGAGGGCAAGGCTTGCTGGGATTGCCATCGTGATGTTCCTCATGGTGGAAAAAACTCTCTGTCCGGCACTCCGGGGGCTATTGTTCCTCTTCCGGAATCGCCCGTTCCCGAATGGCTTCGGAAGATGGTGAATCATAAAGATAAATAG
- a CDS encoding toxin-antitoxin system YwqK family antitoxin, producing MKKIMLLLLFGVMVLTSTAQEKVYQIEEITVINYGDGRMLFRLNNEEKTPLNGSHRLIDGYHSEYILADFKDGMYHGNYRHFKGNKLLEECRYKEGNRDGLYKRYYGDGQTVQSERTFIDGKVDGVSRTYHSNGKVETEKVYKLGIEDGYDRRYDSDGTLTLDECYKDGKRDGKWTEHLSGNVGDVTRISFYKNGLPDGQWSETWKDGKPRSKSSYKDGKKEGVWIRYGKGGKPEKSTTYRNDEKNGEEITYFTDGTPEKSSNYLNGKLNGVTKEFYFGSGQCKSEYTFKNGKREGAYKRYFDTGKLREEGRCEADSEVYRKEYYANGKLKSVAERKGGGWNTIERYDSDGNKE from the coding sequence ATGAAAAAAATTATGTTACTGCTCCTTTTCGGAGTAATGGTACTTACGAGTACGGCACAGGAAAAAGTTTACCAAATAGAAGAAATCACTGTTATCAACTATGGGGATGGTCGGATGCTCTTTCGCTTGAATAATGAAGAAAAGACCCCGCTCAACGGCTCTCACCGCCTGATTGACGGCTACCACTCGGAGTACATTCTCGCTGACTTTAAGGATGGCATGTATCATGGTAATTACCGACATTTCAAAGGGAACAAACTACTTGAAGAGTGCCGTTACAAAGAGGGAAACAGGGATGGATTATACAAGCGCTATTATGGTGACGGACAGACCGTGCAAAGTGAGCGAACGTTTATAGACGGCAAAGTGGATGGCGTGAGCAGGACATATCACTCGAACGGCAAAGTTGAAACAGAAAAAGTATATAAGTTAGGGATTGAAGATGGTTATGACCGCCGATACGACAGCGACGGCACTCTGACGCTCGACGAATGTTATAAAGACGGTAAACGCGATGGCAAATGGACTGAACATTTGTCGGGCAACGTAGGTGATGTGACTCGCATCAGTTTCTATAAGAACGGCTTGCCCGATGGTCAGTGGAGCGAAACGTGGAAAGACGGCAAGCCCCGTAGCAAAAGTAGCTATAAAGACGGCAAAAAAGAGGGTGTCTGGATTAGATATGGTAAAGGCGGCAAGCCTGAAAAGTCCACCACTTACAGAAACGATGAAAAGAATGGAGAAGAGATTACTTATTTCACTGACGGCACTCCTGAAAAGTCGTCAAACTACCTCAATGGCAAATTGAACGGAGTAACAAAGGAATTTTATTTTGGATCAGGCCAATGTAAATCGGAATATACTTTCAAGAACGGTAAGCGTGAAGGAGCATATAAACGTTACTTTGATACCGGAAAGTTGCGGGAAGAGGGCCGTTGTGAAGCTGATAGCGAGGTCTATCGCAAGGAGTATTACGCTAACGGAAAGCTCAAATCGGTTGCCGAGCGTAAGGGCGGAGGCTGGAATACCATTGAAAGATATGATTCGGATGGTAACAAAGAGTAA
- a CDS encoding alginate export family protein, with the protein MKTFYWSFLLMLLPSMAYTQNTEKENEFTMSMQIRPRAEYRNGALTPRDKGVAPTSFINNRARLSMDYKRSDLELKMSAQHVGVWGQDPQIEKNGRFMLNEAWAKLNFGEGFFAQLGRQSLIYDDERILGGLDWNVAGRYHDALKLGYANKNNEVHLILAFNQNNDNRTSGGTYYDSSTGQPYKNMQTVWYHYKADNVPFGASLLFMNLGLETGDKATDDSHTRYLQTMGTYLTYKNSNWNLDGAFYYQMGKNKAAEKVSALMGSIQAAYTFNQTWGAVVSFDYLSGDKGNGGKYKAFDPLYGTHHKFYGAMDYFYASTFANGYAPGLMDARIGGRFRLSDKVDMELNYHYFSTAVKVQDLKKSLGSEVDYQINWSIMKDVKLSAGYSFMRGTKTMDIVKTGNHKSWQDWGWVSLNINPKILFVKW; encoded by the coding sequence ATGAAAACATTTTATTGGTCATTCTTGCTTATGCTGTTGCCAAGCATGGCATATACACAAAACACGGAGAAAGAGAATGAATTTACGATGTCTATGCAAATCAGACCTCGTGCGGAGTATCGGAATGGTGCACTGACTCCACGGGATAAAGGGGTAGCTCCTACCTCTTTCATCAATAACCGCGCACGCCTCTCGATGGATTATAAACGTTCGGATCTGGAACTAAAGATGTCGGCACAGCATGTCGGTGTTTGGGGACAAGACCCGCAGATTGAGAAGAATGGGCGTTTTATGTTGAATGAGGCTTGGGCGAAACTGAACTTTGGTGAAGGGTTCTTTGCTCAACTGGGACGTCAGTCATTGATTTATGATGATGAACGTATTTTGGGAGGACTGGATTGGAATGTAGCGGGTCGTTACCACGATGCGTTGAAGCTGGGATATGCTAACAAAAATAATGAAGTGCATCTGATTCTTGCTTTTAACCAGAATAATGACAATAGAACAAGTGGAGGTACTTACTATGATTCTTCTACCGGACAGCCTTATAAGAATATGCAAACTGTCTGGTATCATTATAAAGCGGACAATGTTCCGTTCGGAGCTTCTTTATTGTTTATGAATCTGGGATTGGAAACGGGCGATAAAGCTACGGATGATTCTCATACCCGCTATTTACAAACAATGGGTACTTACCTCACTTATAAGAATAGTAACTGGAATCTGGATGGTGCTTTCTACTATCAGATGGGTAAGAATAAAGCTGCGGAGAAAGTTTCAGCTTTGATGGGAAGCATACAAGCCGCCTATACGTTTAATCAGACATGGGGAGCCGTAGTTAGTTTTGATTATTTAAGCGGTGATAAAGGAAATGGCGGTAAGTATAAGGCTTTTGATCCTCTTTATGGGACCCATCATAAATTCTATGGAGCAATGGATTATTTTTATGCTTCTACATTTGCAAATGGTTATGCACCGGGATTGATGGATGCTCGTATCGGAGGTCGTTTCCGTCTATCTGACAAGGTGGATATGGAACTTAATTACCATTACTTTAGTACAGCAGTTAAAGTTCAGGACTTAAAGAAATCATTAGGTTCGGAAGTTGATTATCAGATAAACTGGTCAATCATGAAAGATGTGAAACTCTCTGCCGGATATTCTTTTATGCGTGGCACGAAGACAATGGATATTGTGAAAACAGGTAATCATAAAAGCTGGCAGGACTGGGGTTGGGTATCATTGAATATCAATCCGAAAATATTGTTCGTAAAATGGTAA
- a CDS encoding Crp/Fnr family transcriptional regulator, protein MKKILLTDSHKDKLFQIPLFRDLPLNIKLSLLEKLEFVIYAAEKKEIVVTQGTPCNKLYVLLEGKLRTDIIDGLGNEVMIEYIIAPRTFATPHLFNTNNTLPATFTALEDSILLMATKESTFKVISQDPQVLHNFLCIAGNCNICTVSRLKPLSRKTVRERFIVYLYEHKKKDSLVVNIMHTQSQLAEYLNVSRPALSKEINKMIKEGLVTMEGKRIEILDQITLEKYL, encoded by the coding sequence ATGAAGAAAATACTACTGACTGACTCTCATAAAGATAAGCTGTTTCAAATCCCTCTTTTTCGGGATTTACCTCTGAATATCAAACTTTCTTTGCTTGAGAAACTTGAATTTGTTATCTATGCAGCAGAAAAAAAAGAGATTGTTGTAACCCAAGGTACCCCATGCAATAAATTATATGTATTATTAGAAGGAAAACTACGCACAGACATTATAGACGGACTTGGAAACGAAGTAATGATTGAATATATCATTGCTCCACGAACTTTTGCTACTCCTCACCTATTCAATACAAACAACACATTGCCAGCTACATTCACAGCCTTGGAAGACAGCATATTACTCATGGCAACAAAAGAGTCAACTTTCAAAGTAATCAGTCAGGATCCACAAGTATTACATAATTTTCTTTGCATAGCAGGAAATTGCAATATCTGTACCGTATCCCGCCTGAAACCTCTTTCACGCAAAACCGTACGGGAAAGATTCATTGTTTATCTATATGAACATAAGAAAAAAGATTCATTGGTGGTAAATATCATGCATACTCAATCCCAACTTGCCGAATACTTAAATGTATCACGTCCCGCCCTATCTAAGGAAATCAATAAGATGATTAAAGAAGGGCTTGTCACTATGGAAGGAAAACGAATAGAGATTTTAGATCAAATAACTTTAGAGAAATATCTGTAA
- a CDS encoding DUF4625 domain-containing protein, producing MKNKFYLPMIGLLATVTFVFFSCDNDDSSDTTKPLIELHEPEEGQALEIGNEHGVHFEMDLSDDVMLKSYKIEIHSNFDHHSHGGNSRVAQETVDFSFNRSYDVSGQKTAHIHHHDIVIPANATAGDYHLMVYCTDAAGNESYIARNIKLSNEVEDEDHHHGE from the coding sequence ATGAAAAATAAATTTTATCTCCCAATGATCGGCCTTTTGGCAACAGTGACTTTCGTATTTTTCTCTTGTGATAATGATGATTCCAGTGATACGACCAAACCTCTGATTGAACTTCATGAACCGGAAGAAGGTCAGGCATTGGAGATTGGAAACGAACATGGAGTTCATTTTGAGATGGATTTGTCGGATGACGTCATGCTGAAATCTTATAAAATAGAAATTCATAGCAATTTCGACCATCATTCACACGGCGGTAATAGTAGAGTTGCACAGGAAACTGTAGATTTTAGTTTTAACAGATCGTATGATGTGTCGGGACAGAAAACAGCACATATTCATCATCACGATATTGTAATACCAGCCAATGCGACTGCAGGGGATTATCATTTGATGGTTTATTGCACGGATGCCGCAGGCAACGAATCTTATATCGCGCGCAATATTAAATTGAGCAATGAGGTGGAAGATGAAGACCACCATCATGGCGAATAA
- a CDS encoding cytochrome c biogenesis protein ResB, producing MWSKPWSYKEGLVIGAGLLVIGLLLQMTVGAIHWDLFACPVNVIVLVVYIIALVAMHLLRKRVYLFGWLSHYSAAVSSLLWVVGMTVVMGLIRQAPSGHAPADLLGFSQMISSWPFVLLYFWMVTALGLTILRTGFSLKISRISFLLNHIGLFIALITATLGNADMQRLKMTTRMGSAEWRATDDKGQLIELPLAIELKDFTIDEYPPKLMLIDNETGRTLPDKSPVHVLLEEGVTNGSLQDWQLTIEQSIPMAASMATEDTLKFTKFYSMGATYAVYLKAVNQKNQTTKEGWVSCGSFLFPYKAIRLDSLTSIVMPEREPQRFASEVKIYTQEGTTTEGTIEVNRPMEIEGWKIYQLSYDETKGRWSDVSVFELVRDPWLPVVYTGIIMMMAGAICLFVSAQKRKEEDKA from the coding sequence ATGTGGAGCAAACCATGGAGTTATAAAGAAGGGCTGGTGATTGGCGCAGGATTACTGGTGATAGGGCTATTGCTGCAAATGACAGTGGGAGCCATACATTGGGACCTGTTTGCCTGTCCGGTCAATGTGATTGTGTTAGTGGTTTATATCATTGCTTTGGTAGCCATGCACCTTCTTCGCAAACGTGTCTATTTATTCGGATGGTTGAGTCATTATTCCGCTGCTGTCTCGTCTCTATTGTGGGTGGTCGGCATGACGGTGGTGATGGGACTGATCCGGCAAGCTCCTTCCGGTCATGCTCCGGCTGATCTGCTGGGATTTTCGCAGATGATTTCTTCCTGGCCTTTTGTCCTGCTCTACTTTTGGATGGTCACCGCCTTGGGGCTGACAATCCTTCGCACCGGTTTTTCTTTGAAGATCAGCAGGATTTCTTTCCTTCTGAATCATATCGGATTGTTTATTGCACTGATAACAGCCACTTTGGGAAATGCCGATATGCAAAGGTTGAAAATGACAACCCGGATGGGAAGTGCCGAATGGCGGGCTACGGATGATAAAGGCCAACTGATTGAACTTCCGTTGGCTATCGAACTGAAGGATTTCACTATCGACGAATATCCTCCGAAACTGATGTTGATTGATAATGAAACCGGCCGTACGCTTCCCGACAAATCTCCTGTACATGTATTGTTGGAAGAGGGAGTGACAAATGGCAGCTTGCAGGACTGGCAGCTAACTATCGAGCAATCTATTCCGATGGCTGCTTCTATGGCTACCGAAGATACCTTGAAGTTTACAAAATTCTATTCGATGGGAGCGACTTATGCTGTCTATCTGAAAGCAGTCAATCAGAAGAATCAAACAACCAAAGAGGGATGGGTAAGCTGTGGTAGTTTTCTTTTTCCCTATAAGGCAATCCGGCTGGATTCTTTAACCAGTATTGTAATGCCGGAACGGGAACCGCAGCGATTTGCATCGGAAGTGAAGATTTACACACAAGAAGGAACGACCACGGAAGGAACCATTGAAGTGAACCGTCCGATGGAGATAGAAGGTTGGAAAATTTATCAACTTAGTTACGATGAAACAAAGGGACGATGGAGCGATGTCAGTGTTTTCGAGTTGGTTCGCGATCCGTGGTTGCCGGTTGTTTACACAGGAATTATAATGATGATGGCAGGAGCCATCTGTCTGTTTGTCAGCGCACAAAAGAGGAAAGAGGAGGACAAAGCATGA
- a CDS encoding TetR/AcrR family transcriptional regulator, with protein sequence MKQEEKKTRNRRTNEQLDRDVMSELEKLVAEQGFGNVNLSTLTKAAGVEANVFYRRYGSMDNLYDKLAKQYDFWINNAIDISNLNVLGPKKFFAETLKILFKNLSDNPVMQKLLLYEMSVVNDTTKRTAETRDVMNLNLITYYETLFKPAKVNIKSIAAILVGGIYYLILHKECAQICTIDFNTPEGEKAFSEGIDFLTDTIFNRLEAYERDRNAVRQMLADGISELKVCKYMGISKNDLKMLLSK encoded by the coding sequence ATGAAGCAGGAAGAGAAAAAAACTCGAAACAGACGGACTAATGAACAATTAGACAGGGATGTAATGTCCGAACTCGAAAAACTCGTGGCGGAACAGGGTTTCGGCAATGTCAATCTAAGCACCTTGACGAAAGCCGCAGGGGTGGAAGCCAACGTATTCTATAGAAGATACGGTTCGATGGATAATCTCTATGACAAACTTGCCAAGCAATATGACTTCTGGATAAACAATGCCATCGATATTTCCAACTTGAATGTATTGGGACCTAAAAAGTTCTTCGCTGAAACACTCAAGATACTCTTCAAGAACTTGTCAGATAATCCCGTTATGCAAAAGCTGTTGCTTTACGAAATGTCAGTTGTCAATGATACCACAAAAAGAACGGCGGAAACGCGAGACGTCATGAACCTTAATTTGATTACATATTACGAAACGCTGTTTAAACCTGCAAAAGTAAATATTAAAAGTATCGCTGCAATCCTAGTCGGAGGAATTTACTATTTGATACTTCATAAGGAGTGTGCCCAAATCTGCACGATAGACTTTAATACCCCGGAAGGAGAAAAAGCCTTTTCAGAGGGAATAGACTTTTTGACTGATACCATTTTCAATAGATTGGAAGCGTATGAAAGAGACAGAAACGCAGTCCGGCAAATGCTGGCTGACGGCATAAGCGAGCTAAAGGTATGCAAATACATGGGCATCAGCAAGAATGACTTGAAAATGTTGCTCTCAAAGTAA
- the nrfA gene encoding ammonia-forming cytochrome c nitrite reductase — MEKKLKSWQGWLLFGGSMVVVFVLGLCVSALMERRAEVASIFNNRKNVIKGIEARNELFKDDFPREYQTWTETAKTDFESEFNGNIAVDALEKRPEMVILWAGYAFSKDYSTPRGHMHAIEDITASLRTGAPVNPTDGPQPSTCWTCKSPDVPRMMEALGVDSFYNNKWGAMGAEIVNPIGCSDCHDPETMNLHISRPALIEAFQRQGKDITKATPQEMRSLVCAQCHVEYFFKGDGKYLTFPWDKGFTVEDMEAYYDEAGFYDYIHKLSRTPILKAQHPDYEICQMGIHGQRGVSCADCHMPYKSEGGVKFSDHHIQSPLAMIDRTCQVCHRESEETLRNNVYERQRKANEIRNRLEQELAKAHIEAKFAWDKGATETQMKDVLALIRQAQWRWDFGVASHGGSFHAPQEIQRILSHGLDRAMQARLAVSKVLAKNGYTGDVPMPDISTKVKAQEYIGLDMDAERAAKEKFLKTTVPAWLEKAKENGRLAQK, encoded by the coding sequence ATGGAAAAGAAATTAAAATCATGGCAAGGATGGCTGTTGTTCGGAGGCTCAATGGTCGTTGTTTTTGTTTTGGGATTATGCGTTTCTGCGTTGATGGAACGGAGGGCGGAAGTTGCCAGCATTTTCAACAACCGTAAAAACGTCATCAAGGGAATTGAAGCGCGAAATGAACTATTCAAGGATGATTTCCCCCGTGAATATCAAACTTGGACGGAAACTGCAAAGACTGACTTTGAAAGCGAATTTAATGGGAATATTGCGGTGGACGCCTTGGAAAAACGTCCTGAAATGGTGATTCTATGGGCAGGTTACGCTTTCTCTAAAGATTATTCTACTCCACGGGGGCACATGCATGCCATTGAAGATATTACGGCATCATTACGTACCGGTGCACCTGTGAACCCGACAGATGGTCCTCAACCGTCTACCTGCTGGACTTGTAAAAGTCCGGATGTCCCCCGTATGATGGAAGCATTGGGTGTTGATTCTTTCTATAATAATAAATGGGGAGCTATGGGTGCCGAAATCGTAAATCCGATTGGCTGCTCTGATTGCCACGACCCGGAAACAATGAATCTTCATATCAGCCGTCCGGCTTTGATTGAAGCTTTCCAACGCCAGGGTAAAGACATCACCAAAGCTACTCCGCAAGAAATGCGTTCATTGGTCTGTGCACAATGTCACGTTGAATATTTCTTCAAAGGGGATGGCAAATACCTGACTTTCCCTTGGGACAAAGGTTTTACGGTAGAAGATATGGAGGCTTATTATGATGAGGCCGGTTTCTATGATTATATTCATAAATTGAGCCGTACTCCGATTCTGAAAGCGCAGCATCCTGACTATGAGATTTGTCAGATGGGTATCCACGGACAGAGAGGTGTCTCTTGTGCCGATTGCCACATGCCGTATAAGAGTGAAGGTGGTGTGAAATTCAGCGATCACCATATCCAAAGCCCGTTGGCTATGATTGACCGCACCTGTCAGGTTTGTCACCGTGAAAGTGAAGAGACTTTGCGTAATAATGTGTACGAACGCCAGCGTAAAGCGAATGAAATCCGTAACCGTCTGGAACAGGAATTGGCAAAAGCACATATCGAAGCTAAATTTGCCTGGGACAAGGGTGCCACAGAAACACAGATGAAAGATGTGCTCGCACTGATTCGTCAGGCACAATGGCGTTGGGATTTCGGAGTAGCTTCACACGGAGGTTCTTTCCATGCACCGCAGGAAATTCAGAGAATTCTTTCTCATGGATTGGATCGTGCCATGCAAGCCCGTCTGGCTGTGTCTAAAGTATTGGCAAAGAACGGATATACGGGAGATGTTCCGATGCCGGACATTTCAACAAAGGTAAAAGCACAGGAATATATCGGCTTGGATATGGATGCTGAAAGAGCGGCTAAGGAGAAATTCCTGAAAACAACTGTTCCGGCATGGTTGGAGAAAGCGAAAGAAAACGGTCGTCTGGCACAGAAATAA
- a CDS encoding cytochrome c biogenesis protein — protein MSWEYFILFAIAALVCWALGAFAAWKGTKPGWAYGFTFLGLAIFFSFIIGMWISLERPPMRTMGETRLWYSFFLPLAGLITYARWKYKWILSFSCILSLVFICINIFKPEIHNKTLMPALQSPWFALHVIVYMFAYAMLGAATVMAVYLLWFKKKEVERKEMDLCDNLTYVGLAFMTLGMLTGAIWAKEAWGHYWAWDPKETWAAATWFAYLVYIHFRLGKPLKARPALIILLVSFVLLQMCWYGINYLPAAQGVSVHTYNLN, from the coding sequence ATGAGTTGGGAATACTTTATACTATTTGCAATAGCTGCACTGGTTTGTTGGGCTTTGGGAGCTTTTGCTGCCTGGAAAGGTACAAAACCGGGATGGGCTTATGGATTTACTTTCTTAGGTCTGGCTATTTTCTTCAGCTTCATTATCGGAATGTGGATTTCATTAGAACGTCCTCCGATGCGGACAATGGGAGAGACACGGCTGTGGTATTCTTTCTTCCTTCCGTTGGCGGGATTGATAACCTATGCACGCTGGAAGTATAAATGGATTTTAAGTTTCAGTTGCATCCTTTCATTGGTCTTTATCTGTATCAATATCTTCAAACCGGAGATTCACAATAAGACATTAATGCCTGCTTTGCAAAGCCCGTGGTTTGCCCTTCATGTCATTGTGTATATGTTTGCTTATGCTATGTTGGGAGCGGCGACGGTGATGGCCGTCTATCTGCTTTGGTTCAAAAAGAAGGAGGTTGAACGGAAAGAGATGGATTTGTGTGACAACCTCACCTATGTAGGTCTGGCATTTATGACATTAGGTATGCTTACCGGAGCTATCTGGGCAAAAGAAGCCTGGGGGCATTACTGGGCTTGGGACCCGAAAGAGACTTGGGCAGCAGCTACCTGGTTCGCTTATCTGGTGTATATCCATTTCAGATTAGGCAAGCCATTGAAGGCACGTCCTGCATTGATTATTCTGTTAGTATCATTTGTCCTGTTGCAAATGTGCTGGTATGGAATCAATTACCTTCCGGCCGCACAGGGAGTCAGTGTGCATACTTATAATTTAAATTGA
- a CDS encoding TonB-dependent receptor, with protein MRIGIISGVIGLFVTLSVHAQKSDSIKSMLLPDVVVTETYQQRQVKKSALTVDVADQDFLRKHFTGNFMQAMENIPGVQAMDIGSGFSKPMIRGMGFNRIVVLENGIKQEGQQWGADHGLELDAFNIGAVNVLKGPSSLLYGSDAMGGVIDVVPPAVPMDNRVFGDVTLLGKSVNGTMGGSLMLGIRKNAWYSHIRYSEQHFGDYHIPTDSIVYLTQRIPIYGRKLKNTAGIERNIGLFTQYQRRAYRANFSVSNVYQKTGFFPGAHGIPDASRVEDDGDSRNIELPYSKVNHLKVTTHQQYAWEKLILSGDLGFQNNHREEWSAFHTHYGSQPAPEKDPDKELAFNLNTFSASVKARFIGSSSWEHTLGWDGQHQRNDIAGYSFLLPEYHRSTTGMLWLTTYRPNNVLSVSGGARYDYGYINISSHEDVYLADYLQKQGYTQEQIDLYKWNSHQVKKHYGDYSLSLGLVWTPSDRHLVKVNVGRSFRLPGANELAANGVHHGTFRHEQGDANLESEQGWQLDASYHLKYRGISFSVSPFVSWFSNYIFLRPTGEWSVLPHAGQIYRYTGAEALFAGTEATVDVHFLRNFNYRISAEYVYTYNCDEHIPLSFSPPSVMRNTLTWQKKRYMLYAEWQSMGRQNRVDRNEDRTPGANLFHLGGSLNIPIGGNNEIEITLTARNIFNTRYYNHLSFYRKVEIPEPGRNFQLLIKVPFKKLLK; from the coding sequence ATGCGTATCGGAATTATTTCGGGCGTAATAGGGTTATTTGTAACCTTATCCGTCCATGCACAGAAATCCGATTCAATCAAGAGTATGCTTTTACCTGATGTTGTGGTGACCGAAACGTACCAGCAACGTCAAGTTAAAAAGTCTGCCCTTACGGTTGATGTCGCAGATCAGGATTTTCTGCGCAAACATTTTACAGGAAACTTCATGCAAGCGATGGAGAATATTCCCGGAGTACAAGCGATGGATATCGGTTCGGGATTCTCCAAGCCGATGATTCGCGGAATGGGATTCAACCGGATTGTTGTATTGGAAAACGGAATCAAGCAGGAAGGACAACAATGGGGAGCCGATCACGGTTTGGAACTGGATGCTTTCAATATAGGAGCGGTCAATGTCTTGAAAGGCCCCTCCTCATTACTTTATGGCAGCGATGCGATGGGAGGAGTGATAGATGTCGTTCCACCGGCCGTGCCTATGGATAATCGGGTGTTTGGAGATGTCACACTGCTTGGTAAATCGGTCAATGGAACAATGGGAGGATCACTGATGCTGGGAATCAGGAAAAATGCCTGGTACTCTCATATCCGTTATTCGGAACAGCACTTCGGCGACTATCATATTCCTACGGATTCTATTGTCTACCTGACACAGAGAATCCCCATATATGGGCGTAAACTGAAGAATACAGCAGGCATTGAACGCAATATCGGACTCTTTACCCAATATCAGCGAAGGGCATATAGAGCGAATTTCTCCGTGAGTAATGTCTATCAAAAGACAGGCTTCTTCCCCGGAGCGCATGGCATACCCGATGCGTCCCGTGTGGAAGATGATGGAGACAGCCGTAATATTGAATTGCCTTATAGCAAAGTGAATCACCTGAAGGTGACCACACATCAGCAATATGCGTGGGAGAAACTGATCCTGTCAGGTGATTTGGGCTTTCAGAACAATCACCGTGAAGAGTGGAGTGCTTTCCATACTCACTATGGCTCGCAACCCGCACCGGAGAAAGACCCCGACAAAGAACTCGCATTTAATCTGAACACCTTCAGCGCTTCTGTGAAAGCTCGTTTTATCGGATCTTCTTCATGGGAACATACATTGGGATGGGATGGACAGCATCAACGGAATGACATTGCCGGCTATTCGTTTTTACTGCCCGAATATCACCGTTCCACCACCGGTATGCTCTGGCTTACAACGTACAGACCTAACAATGTGCTCTCCGTCAGCGGAGGAGCTCGGTATGACTACGGATACATAAATATTTCTTCGCATGAAGATGTTTACCTTGCCGACTATCTCCAAAAACAGGGATATACCCAGGAACAGATAGACCTTTATAAGTGGAACAGCCACCAAGTGAAAAAGCACTATGGTGATTATTCTCTTTCCCTGGGACTGGTGTGGACTCCCTCTGACAGACATTTGGTAAAGGTAAATGTGGGGCGAAGCTTCCGTCTGCCCGGTGCGAATGAACTGGCTGCCAACGGAGTACATCACGGCACTTTCCGCCATGAACAGGGAGATGCCAATTTAGAATCGGAGCAGGGCTGGCAACTGGATGCCTCTTATCACTTGAAGTATCGGGGAATTTCTTTCTCCGTTTCTCCCTTTGTCAGTTGGTTCAGCAATTACATCTTTCTGCGTCCTACCGGAGAGTGGTCTGTGTTACCTCATGCCGGACAAATTTATCGCTATACCGGAGCGGAAGCACTATTCGCAGGAACTGAAGCCACCGTAGATGTTCATTTTCTGCGCAACTTCAATTATCGGATTTCCGCCGAATACGTTTACACTTATAATTGTGACGAGCATATTCCATTGAGCTTCTCGCCGCCATCTGTCATGCGGAATACATTGACCTGGCAAAAGAAGCGATATATGTTGTATGCAGAGTGGCAGAGTATGGGCCGGCAAAATCGTGTAGACCGTAACGAAGACCGCACACCCGGAGCCAACTTATTCCATTTGGGCGGATCCTTAAATATTCCGATAGGTGGAAATAATGAAATTGAAATTACCCTGACCGCCCGGAATATTTTCAATACCCGATATTACAATCATCTTAGTTTTTACCGGAAAGTTGAGATCCCCGAACCGGGACGTAACTTCCAGCTATTAATCAAAGTTCCATTTAAAAAATTACTGAAATGA